One Drosophila willistoni isolate 14030-0811.24 chromosome 2R unlocalized genomic scaffold, UCI_dwil_1.1 Seg167, whole genome shotgun sequence DNA segment encodes these proteins:
- the LOC6642647 gene encoding uncharacterized protein YMR317W produces MSRNGRSSSQISIDNYPEHLNPFYEDDNHKRLRFWNLKKKGSDKGRRSSFSIENLRDIWTFKSFSLKKKSSTLGINKTSESPPVLRRQLNEPCDYNNFLNTRDRYSEAGTSPMRNELNLSYRRPYRSSLQNIDAKSENGSLGNAFNRNDMYRATTQSVGYLTPNFRRNHHTRSSQSSLSSTNPFESDVETNVDSISTTSRKSYRKKKRAPLPPPRATINNDITTETITTENTNGNLDIKSLTSEIEHFVNITNESLDNPDPPAKVERVTTRTQPNNLIKSNVQLSSFAPEKDASKNSNGEDTKIVQVENASASPQITLCIDENRNFYKNQTSKAEVTAPARRGRPSAVQKIETISPISLPATDRLQIDEQTSHVDKFENSSDTITEHPTSNSKIVSETVTSKAQSVLNTKDEAQDYTLKNTKESLTKQTIKDDTTEKPKISDEIVVVKTETDVKPKVIKTYEFPSDQPRDDSNTMTQKVVIKASLSKTENTNNVLQNFASANGSANGTTTRMSTDQAIEEKAPIKSILQNKKPSNNNNILFIEEQHISTSSITKHTDLPSEVVIQDPIIVSNGSSLPKSPQNEIVLTSSPKIGLTAQENKFKFNVGNAQTFASPSNQRFHHQNDEPTLSTSSGTENNDALNQPGKKRSVREVIESINRSQRMLNESIAKGTKIYSTPLFVEHKNTHSNELNSFNTKSTQMMETKNISVTTVSSNEGSAVEPQPNVFHKSKINKMVCDYRESSPTASNLDWNPLPKPKRTNNNC; encoded by the exons ATGAGTCGAAATGGACGATCTTCTAGTCAAATATCAATAGACAATTATCCCGAACACTTGAATCCCTTTTACGAAGATGACAATCATAAGCGCTTACGATTTtggaatttaaaaaagaaaggcTCTGACAAGGGTAGACGAAGTAGTTTTTCAATCGAAAATTTGCGAGACATTTG gacATTTAAATCCTTTTCTCTGAAAAAGAAATCATCCACATTGGGCATAAATAAAACTTCGGAAAGTCCACCTGTTCTACGTAGGCAATTAAATGAGCCATGTGactataataattttttaaatacacgAGATAGATATTCGGAAGCTGGTACTTCTCCTATGAGAAATGAACTTAACTTAAGTTATCGAAGACCTTACAGAAGTTCCCTTCAAAATATTGATGCAAAAAGTGAG AATGGCTCATTGGGCAACGCTTTTAATCGCAACGATATGTATCGAGCCACCACTCAGTCTGTCGGTTATTTAACACCGAACTTTCGTCGCAATCATCATACTAG ATCATCCCAATCTAGTCTGTCTAGCACAAACCCATTTGAGAGTGATGTTGAGACCAACGTTGACTCAATTTCAACAACTAGTCGAAAATCTTATCGAAAAAAGAAGAGAGCTCCATTACCACCACCAAGAGCAACg ATTAACAACGATATCACTACTGAAACGATCACAACAGAAAATACTAATGGGAATTTAGATATTAAGTCACTTACTTCCGAAATAGAACATTTCGTCAACATAACCAACGAATCACTGGATAATCCCGATCCGCCGGCAAAGGTAGAAAGGGTGACAACTAGAACTCAACCAAACAATTTGATTAAATCCAACGTACAGCTAAGTTCCTTCGCTCCCGAAAAAGATGCATCAAAGAATAGTAATGGAGAGGATACCAAAATTGTTCAGGTGGAAAATGCATCAGCGTCACCTCAAATTACATTATGTATAGATGAAAATCGTAACTTCTATAAGAACCAAACAAGTAAGGCGGAAGTTACTGCACCTGCAAGAAGGGGTAGACCTTCAGCTGTTCAGAAAATTGAAACTATTAGTCCAATTTCATTGCCAGCAACTGATAGATTACAGATTGATGAACAAACCAGTCATGTAGATAAATTCGAAAATTCGAGTGACACTATAACTGAACATCCTACAAGTAATTCAAAAATAGTCAGTGAAACTGTAACGTCAAAAGCTCAAAGTGTACTTAATACAAAGGATGAGGCTCAGGATTATAcattgaaaaatacaaaagaatcTTTAACTAAACAAACAATCAAAGATGATACAACagagaaaccaaaaataaGTGACGAAATTGTCGTGGTGAAAACTGAAACTGATGTCAAACCGAAAGTTATAAAAACATATGAATTTCCATCAGACCAACCAAGGGATGATTCGAATACTATGACCCAAAAAGTCGTAATCAAAGCTTCATTGTCAAAAACTGAAAACACAAATAATGTCTTACAGAATTTTGCGTCTGCAAATGGCTCAGCAAATGGCACAACAACTCGAATGTCAACTGATCAAGCAATCGAAGAAAAAGCTCCGATAAAATCTAtattgcaaaacaaaaaaccttctaacaataataatatattatttatcgAAGAACAGCATATCTCAACTAGTTCTATCACAAAACATACAGATCTACCAAGTGAGGTGGTAATTCAAGACCCAATAATTGTGTCAAATGGTAGTTCATTGCCCAAAAGTCcccaaaatgaaattgttttgacAAGTTCCCCAAAAATTGGACTTACTGCCcaagaaaataaattcaaatttaatgtGGGAAATGCACAAACTTTTGCATCGCCATCTAATCAACGTTTCCACCACCAAAACGATGAGCCAACACTTTCAACTTCGAGCGGTACGGAAAATAATGATGCTCTAAATCAACCTGGAAAAAAGAGATCGGTTAGGGAAGTTATTGAGTCTATAAACCGTAGCCAACGAATGCTTAATGAAAGTATAGCTAAAGGTACGAAAATTTATTCGACACCACTATTTGTCGAACACAAGAATACACATTCCAATGAATTGAACAGTTTCAATACGAAATCTACACAAATGatggaaacaaaaaatatatcagTTACCACTGTATCCTCAAATGAAGGATCAGCAGTTGAACCACAACCAAACGTTTTTCACAagagcaaaataaataaaatggttTGCGACTATAGGGAGTCATCGCCCACAGCATCAAATTTAGATTGGAATCCTTTACCTAAACCAAAGAGAACTAATAATAATTGTTAG